The Cryptosporangium aurantiacum DNA segment CAGCGCGCGCCGGGCGGCCGGGCGGGCTCGCTGACGTTCGGCCGCTCGGTCACCTCGAGGTACGGCAGGATGTCGCGGGCCTCGCTCTCGGCCTGCCCGACGTGCAGGCGGGCCGCGTCGAGCGGTGTGAGCACCGAGCCCCGGGTCTCGACCACGTAGGCCCCGACGACGGTGCCGACCAGCAGGACCGCGGCCGCCGCCGGAACGAGCACGGTGAGGGCCAGGCCCCGGCGCGTGCGACGCCGGGCCCGCGCGAGCCGCCCGGACGCCTCGGCCGGCGCCTCGCTCACCAGCGCGGCCGCCCGGCTCTCCCGGGCGGCGGCTCGGCTCGGTGCGGCGTCCGGGGCGGGGGTGAGCGCGGTCGCGGGTTCGCGGGGAACGGTCGCGGTGAGCGTGAACGTGCCGCCCCCCGTGTCGGTGGTGAGTGTTCCCCCGGCCAGCCGAACCCGCTCCGCGAGCCCGAGTAGCCCGGTGCCGCCGACGGTGCCGGCCCCGGCGCCCCCTGCGGTGGTGCCGATCGCGGGACGTGCGCCGGCCCGATCGGTCCGGCTGCCGTCCTCCTCGCCGGGCGCGAGCGGGTTCGTCAGGACGACGGTCACGGTCTCCGGGGCGATCGTCAGGCGGCCGGTCACCGCGTTCCCCGGTGCGTGCCGGGCCGCGTTGGTCAGTCCCTCCTGCACCACCCGGTACAGCGCCCGGTCCGCGAGCGGCGGCAACCCGCTGTTCGCCTGCTGCCCGGCGTCCACACCGTTGTTGTTCTGAATGCGCCAGTCGATCACCAGACCCGCGCGTCGCACGCGGTCGACCAGCGTGGTGATCGTCTCGTCGGCGGGCTGCAGCGGCGCGTCGGCGCCCGCGCGCAGCACGCCGATCACCGTGCGCAGTCGCTCGGTGGCCGCGGCGGCACCGGCGCGGAGCTCCGCCGCGGCCTCGCGCTGCGCCGGGCCGAGCGACCGGTCGAGCTCCAGCGCTCCGGCCCGCAGAGCGATCAGGCTCAGCTCGTGGCCGAGCGCGTCGTGCATGTCCTCGGCGATCCGCGTCCGTTCCCGCAGCCGCGCGCGTTCGGCGACCAGCGTCTGGCCGCGTTCCAGCTCCTCGGCGAGCGCCCATCCGCCGACCGCGAGTTCCCGGCGCTGGCGCAGGTACCGGCCGACCAGCCACGGGAAGATCCCGCAGAACACGATCTCGGCCACGAGGGAGTAGGCGACCCAGGGGTCGGTGCCGACGAGCGCCGAACGGATCAGCGCGCAGGCCGCCCCGCCTGCGCCGACCGCGGCGAACGTCTGGAGCGCTGAGCGGGGCTGCACCGTGGAGCGTCCGACGAGGAACGCGAGGCCCGCGAACGGAGCCGCCAGCCAGACGTCGAAGACCAGCAGACCGGCCGCGAGCACCAGGGACGTCAGCGGGGCGATCCGGCGCAGGCCGACCGCGACCGCGACGACGAGGCTCGCGAGCGCCAGCCAGTTGACGTAGGTGCCGTCGGCGAGGCGCTCTCCGTTCAGCGGCAGCAGCGCGCACAGCACCGCCCAGAGCAGCACGTCCGCGCCGATTCTTCGCAGCCGGGTCACGGGGCTGACGGTACCGACGGCGGTCCGGCCCGCCCACTGACGAAAGTGACGACAATGCCCCCATGCGTGCACGCGGAATCAACTACGACACCGGGTTCCTGCCCGGCGCCGCCTCCCGGCCGGAGTTCTCGCCGGACGCGGTCCGGCACGACCTGGGCGTGATCGCCCGGAACCTGCACTGCGACGCGGTGCGGATCTCCGGCGGCGACCCCGAACGGCTCCGGGTCGCGGCGGACGCGGCCGCTTCCGAGGGCCTGGAAGTCTGGTTCGCACCGTTTCCAGTCGATTTATCGACCGACGAGGTGCTGCGGTTGTTCGGCGAGTGCGCCGAACTGGCCGCCGACCTACCGGGCGACGTGGTGTTCGTCGCCGGGTGCGAGATGAGCGCGTTCTGCCACGGTTTCCTGCCCGGGGCGACGTACGGCGAGCGGCTGGCGACGCTCGCCGCCGCCGACCTGGAGTGGTGGTCGTCGCTGGGGCCGGTGATCGAGCGCCTCAACGGTTTCCTCGTCGAGGTGGCCGCGACCGTCCGCCGCCGCTTCGACGGGAGGGTCACGTACGCGGCCGCTCCGTGGGAGTTCATCGACTGGACGCCGTTCGACGTCGTCAGCGTCGACGCGTACCGGGCCGCGTACAACGCCGCCACGTTCCGCGACGAGGTGCGCGGGCACTTCGCGCACGGCAAGCCGGTCGCGGTCACCGAGTTCGGCACCTGCGCGTACCGCGGCGCGGCCGACCATGGCGGCATGGCCTGGCAACCGCCACCCGGCGCGGTCCGCGACGAGGACGAGCAGGTGCGGTACTTCACCGAGCTGATGGACGTGTTCGAAGCCGAGGGGGTGGACACCGCGCTGTGGTTCACGTTCGCCGGGTTCGCGCACGTCGGTGAGGCGGACCTCGCGTCGTACGGCGTCGTCCGGATGCTGGACGGCTCGCGCTGGGAGCCGAAGGCGGTGTTCGCGGCGATGGCCGACCGGTACGCGAGACCGGCGTCATAGCGGGCGGTGCGCGCGGCCGCCCCGCACCCGTTGCCGCCGGTGCCTTTGATGCAATACGACGCATGCGGTACGCAGCGATCGGTGACAGCTTTACCGAGGGAGTCGGGGATCCACGGCCGGACGGCACCGTCCGGGGCTGGGCCGACCGGGTCGCGGAGGGGCTGAGCGCGGCGCTCGGGGAGCCCGTGGAGTACGCGAACCTGGCGATCCGGGGACGGCTGCTGCGGCCGATCGTCACCGAGCAGCTCGACGCCGTGCTGGCGCTGGACCCGCTGCCCGACGTGCTCACGCTCAACGGTGGCGGCAACGACATGCTGCGCCCGGGGGTCCGGCTCGACGACCTGCTCGCGCTCACCGAGAGCGCGTTTCGCCGGTGCGCGGACGCCGGCGTCCGGGTGGTGGCGCTCAGCGGGGCGGACCCAACCGCCCAGCTGCCGCTGGGACGCGTGGTGCGGCGCCGGGGCGCCTACCTGACCGCGGGGATCGCCGGCCTCTGCGAGCGGTACGACGTCACGTTCGTCAACGTCTTCGGGGACGCCGAGATCCGGCATCCGCGCTACTGGTCGACCGACCGGCTGCACCTCGCGGCGGCCGGTCACGAGCGGGTCGCCGGGCTCGTGCTGCACGCACTGGGGCACGGGCCGGCTCCGGCGCCCGCTCCCCCGGTGCCGCCGGTGCTTCGCTCGTTCGCGACCACGACGCGCTACTACCGCGAGCACGTGCTGCCGTGGGTGAACCGGCGGTTGCACGGGACGTCGTCCGGCGACCTGCTGGACCCCAAGTACCCGACCTGGCACCCGGTGACGCCGGGCACCGCCACGGCGGCCGACTGACCCCGGCCGCGCGGGTCTTCGCCCGGGATCCCTCGGTCAGCAGGCCGGGAGGTCAGCGGGCCGGGAGGTCAGCGGGCCGGGAGGTCAGCGGGCCGGGAGGTCGGTGAGCAGGGCGTCCGGGTTCGCGGGTGTGCGCACCCTGGCGGCGAGTACGGCGGCCACGAAACACGCCACGGCGCCCACCAGCAGCCCGGCCCTCGGCCCACCCGCGTCGAGAACCCAGCCGGTCACCGCGCTGCCGATCGGCGTCGTCCCGAGGTAGACGAACACCCAGAGCGCCAGGATCCGCCCCCGATACGCCGGGGACGAGTGCAGCTGCAGCGTCGTCGACGCGAGCGTGACGAACGTGAACCCGGCCGCGCCGGTCGCGAACAGCGTCACGAAGGCCACCGCGAGCGTGGGCGCGGCGGCGGTGGCCGCCAGCGCCAGCCCGAACACCAGCGCCGCCGCCATCAGGTAGCGGCGACGCGGATGCCGCACCAGCCCCACCCCGAGCGAGCCGAGCACCGAGCCGACGCTCAGCACCGTCGACATCGCGCCGTACGTCCCGCCGGAGCCGTGGAACGTCTCCTTGGCCAGCACCGGCAGCACCACACCGAAGTTGAACGCGAGCAGGCCGACGATCGCCATCATCGTCAGCGGCAGCCAGAGCTGCTCGCGGCCGCAGGCGTAGTGCAGGGCGTCCCGCAGACCACCTCCGCGCGAGCGTGACACCACGCCGGACAGCGGACGGACCACCGCCAGCGCGGCGAGCACCGCCAGGTACGAGACCGCGTTGACCGCGAAACACGGCGTGGTGCCGACCGCGGCGATCAGGACGCCTGCCACGGCCGGTCCGACGACCCGTGCGCTGTTCATCACGACGCCGTTGAGGCTGACGGCGCTGGCCAGGTCGTCCGGCGGCACCAGCGCGCCGACGAACGCCTGCCGCGCAGGCGAATCCACGACGCCGACCAGCGCCCCGACGACCGTGATCACGAGAACGACCGGCACCGTCGCGTCCCCGTTCGCGGCCAGCAACCAGAGCACGGCGGCCAGCAGGCCGAACGTCGCCTGGGTGACGATCAGCAGCCGACGGAGATCGAACCGGTCGGCGAGACCGCCGCCGAACGGGCCGAACAGCAGCGACGGGATGCCGCCGACCGCCAGCACCAGCCCCAGCGAGGCCGCCGAGCCGGTCAGCTGGAGCACCAGCCAGGCGACCGCGGTCTGCTGGACGAACGTTCCGCTCGCGGACGCGATCTGGCCGGCGAAGTACCAGCGGAACGGCGTCGATCGCAGTGCCCGGAACGCGCCGTGCGGACGCGCGGGCGCCCCGGCCGCCTCCGGAACTACCGTGAGCCCGTCCCGATCCATGCGCGCCGCCTCCCGCTGCCGTGTACCGGCACCGACGCTGCCATCGCGCTGCCTCGCCGACATCAGTCGCGCGACTGCACCGAATCGTGCGGGGCGACGACCACAGAAAAGCGTCTTCCGTGGGCGGCATTCGCGTGCCACCCTCTCGGGCAAGGTTTTCCACGGGGTTTTCATGGGGGAACAATGAATTCTAAATCGGACGAACAGATTCGCTTACGACCGCCGGACGCCATTCCGGGCAGAATTCCGGAGCGGGCATGACGATCATTACGGATGAACAGATCCGCGAGGCGCTGGACGGTACGGCCTGGCGCCGCGAGCCGCTCAACCGCAGAATCGCCTATGCCCGGCGACGGGGAATTCCGGTGGACGGCACTCCGCCGGAAGCCGTGAACGCCGCGCTGGAACGGCTCCTGGAAGGCTCCGACCTGCTGCCGGCCTGGTGGCTCGCCGAGGGAGTCCGGCGGGCGGACGCGGTCGCGCTGGTCAGGACGCCCGAAGGCCCCGGAACCGGTTTCCTCGTCGCGCCCGGTCTGCTGCTCACGAATAACCACGTGCTGCCGGATCCGGACATCGCCCGCGACTCGAATGCCCGATTCCGGTATCAGGAGGACACCGGCGGAAACATCACCGGCGCAAAAGCGTACGACTTCCGCCCGGAACGCTTTTTTGTCACGAGCCCGACCGACGAACTCGACTACACGGTGGTGGCCGTCGAACCGTCCGCGGACGGTTCGCCGCCGGGCGCCACGTACGGCGTGATCCCGTTGATCGCCGCGACCGGAAAAATCATGATCGGACAGCCGGTCAACATCATCCAGCATCCGCGCGGAGATCCACGCGAGATCGCTTTCCGGAACAATCTGCTGCTGACCGTCGACGACGCGACGAAGGTCACGTACCTCACCGATACCGAGCCCGGATCGTCCGGCTCACCGGTCTTCAACGACCAGTGGGAGTGCGTCGCCTTGCATCACAGCGGGGTCCCGGCGCGGGACAGCGCGGGGCGCGAGGTCGACGTCAACGGTGATCCGGTGACCCGGTTCACGCCGGAAGAGCTCCGCCGGTGGGTCGCGAACGAGGGCATCCGCGTCTCCGCGATCGTCGCCGACATCACCGCACGCACGTTCCCGCCCGACCAGAAGGACCTGGTCGACCTACTCCTCGCCCCGGTGGAGGACCCATGAGCACCGGTCTCGTCTTCATCCACGGCCGCGGGCAGCAGCTGTCCCGCGGCCTCCGTGGCGACCAGGACCGCGTCGCCGCGCACGTGGCCGGCCGCAAGCGGTCGTGGCTCGCCGGGCTGTCGAAAGGCCTGGTCCTCGCCCGGCGACCGCCGATCCCGGAGAAGGACGTCTGGTTCCCGTTCTACGGGAACGTGTTCGCCGACCGCATCGACGCCCACGTCGCCTCCGGCGGCCGGACGCCCGACCTGGAAAGCGCGGGCAGTCCGGACGCCGCAGCCGCCGCGACCAAGGAGCGGCTCGTCCTCGAGGCCGCGGCCGAGCTCGGCTTCCAGCCCGACCGGGAACTGGGGTACGGCGACCCCGAGGTGGGGGCGGCCGTCCGCGCTACGGCCGGGGACGCCCAGCCGGCCACCGAGATCGCCTGGGGCAACGTGCTCCGGCTACCGGTAGCGCGCTCGGCGCTGCAGTTCCTCGCCCGCAAGACCGGCGCGCCCGAGTGGGTGATCGAGGAGTTCCTCGACGACGTCGCGTACTACCTGGAGGTCCCGGCGATCCGGCGGACCGTACTGGACGTCGTCCGCAAGGCCGTGCTCGATGCCCGCCAGGTCCACGACGACGTCATCCTGGTCTCGCACAGCCTCGGGACCGTCGTGGCGTACGACTTGTTCGCCGACCTCCCGGCCGACGTCCGGGTGCGCCTGCTGGTCACCGCCGGGTCGCCGCTCGGCTACCCGATCGTCCAGAAGAACCTGCGTCCGGCGGCGTCGCGCGGGATGCCGCACGTGCCGAGGATCCAGCCGGCGACGGACGTCGCCTGGGTGAACGCCTACGACGTCCGCGACTTCGTCGCGCTGGTGCACCCGCTCGGTCCGCGTTTTGACGACGGGCGCACGGCGATCCGGGACGAGGTGACGCACAACGCGTCCGATCCGCACTCGATCGCGGATTATCTGTCCGACCCCGACATCGCCGGCCCGATCGGCGCAGCCGCCAGCGGCTAGTCATGACGCCACCGCCCGACGAGGGGAGGCCGCCCGACGCCGGGGCGCCGTCTCCCGCCGGGGTGCCGCCTCCCGCCGGGGCGGCGGCCGCGGATGGGGAGCACCGGCGGGGGCACGGTCCGGTTCGTGCCGCGTGGCGGGAGGGCACGCTCACCCGCGCGAGCGAGCTCGAGGCGCTCACCGCATGGGTGCTGACGCGCGATCCCGGACCGGGAGCGGACTCGGTCGGGTCAGCGATCCGGGAGAACCTCCGGGCGGCGCGACAGGCCGCCGAGGGCGCCCCGCTGAACCCACCGAAGTGGCTCTGGATCTTCCGGCGCGCCTCGCGGACCGAACGGGCGACGAGCAGGCTGGACACCGCCGAGGTGCTGCTGCTCAACATCGCGCGCCTCGGTGGCCGCCGCGGTCGCGATCCGGGGCATCCGCGGGTCGTCGGAGGCCGTCCACCTACCGGTGCTGCTCGCGCTACTGAAGCTGCCGACCGGCGCGATCACGGCGTTCCTCGGCTTGGTGCTGCTCCGTGGGCAGTTCGTGCCCGGGCTGTCCGCACTGGACACACCCGCGCAGATCCTCGCCTGGGCGCTCGTCTTCGGGTACGCGCAGCAGCTGTTCACCCGCTTCGTGGATCAGCAGGGCCATACGGTGCTCGAATCCGTCCGCGGCGCCGACAAACGCCCCGACACCGGCGCGCCGCCGTGACGGCGGCGCGCCGGTGCCGCTTCGCCGTTGAGCAGATTGCATTTGGAAGGGCTATACGTCTTCCAAATGCAATCCGCCTGGCGCCGGTGGGCAGCGACCCGGCTCAGAAGTTGCCCGGCGCCACCTGGAAGCAGACCAGGCCCAGCTCGCGCCACATCCGCACCACCTGGTCGCGGTCGTCCAGCACGAACTGAACGTCGTACCGGTCGCGGATGTGCCGTTTGTACAGCTCCCGCTTCACAACCGCGTCACGCCGGTTGTCGCGGGCGCGGCGCATCAGCAGCTCGTCGTACGGCACGTCGAGATGGTGGGTCAGCCACGACTCGGTCTGCCGACGGCACTCGTCGTCGCGCCCGGACACCACGACGATCCGGTGCCCGGCGGCGTGGAGCGCCCGCACCACCGTGACGACCGCCGCTACCGGAGCGTCCTCGCCGACCCGGTGCCAGTCGTACGGCGACCGGTCGGTGACCCGGGCGGCGAGCGTGCCGTCGATGTCCACCAGCACCGCGGCGGGGAGGAGGGTGTTCACGCCCTCATTGTGCGGTGGTGGGCGATTGGGTTTCCGGTACCAGCACGCAGCGGCTGCGGCTGAACGTCGTCGGCATGCATTTGTTGTTGTGGTTGCAGAGCGACCGGACGCCCGGGTCGGCCCGTAACCGGTTGATCA contains these protein-coding regions:
- a CDS encoding sensor histidine kinase, whose protein sequence is MTRLRRIGADVLLWAVLCALLPLNGERLADGTYVNWLALASLVVAVAVGLRRIAPLTSLVLAAGLLVFDVWLAAPFAGLAFLVGRSTVQPRSALQTFAAVGAGGAACALIRSALVGTDPWVAYSLVAEIVFCGIFPWLVGRYLRQRRELAVGGWALAEELERGQTLVAERARLRERTRIAEDMHDALGHELSLIALRAGALELDRSLGPAQREAAAELRAGAAAATERLRTVIGVLRAGADAPLQPADETITTLVDRVRRAGLVIDWRIQNNNGVDAGQQANSGLPPLADRALYRVVQEGLTNAARHAPGNAVTGRLTIAPETVTVVLTNPLAPGEEDGSRTDRAGARPAIGTTAGGAGAGTVGGTGLLGLAERVRLAGGTLTTDTGGGTFTLTATVPREPATALTPAPDAAPSRAAARESRAAALVSEAPAEASGRLARARRRTRRGLALTVLVPAAAAVLLVGTVVGAYVVETRGSVLTPLDAARLHVGQAESEARDILPYLEVTERPNVSEPARPPGARCEYYNVSGELFPPVRDVYRICFADEKVAGIDLIPGRTARGGRG
- a CDS encoding SGNH/GDSL hydrolase family protein; the protein is MRYAAIGDSFTEGVGDPRPDGTVRGWADRVAEGLSAALGEPVEYANLAIRGRLLRPIVTEQLDAVLALDPLPDVLTLNGGGNDMLRPGVRLDDLLALTESAFRRCADAGVRVVALSGADPTAQLPLGRVVRRRGAYLTAGIAGLCERYDVTFVNVFGDAEIRHPRYWSTDRLHLAAAGHERVAGLVLHALGHGPAPAPAPPVPPVLRSFATTTRYYREHVLPWVNRRLHGTSSGDLLDPKYPTWHPVTPGTATAAD
- a CDS encoding MFS transporter, translated to MDRDGLTVVPEAAGAPARPHGAFRALRSTPFRWYFAGQIASASGTFVQQTAVAWLVLQLTGSAASLGLVLAVGGIPSLLFGPFGGGLADRFDLRRLLIVTQATFGLLAAVLWLLAANGDATVPVVLVITVVGALVGVVDSPARQAFVGALVPPDDLASAVSLNGVVMNSARVVGPAVAGVLIAAVGTTPCFAVNAVSYLAVLAALAVVRPLSGVVSRSRGGGLRDALHYACGREQLWLPLTMMAIVGLLAFNFGVVLPVLAKETFHGSGGTYGAMSTVLSVGSVLGSLGVGLVRHPRRRYLMAAALVFGLALAATAAAPTLAVAFVTLFATGAAGFTFVTLASTTLQLHSSPAYRGRILALWVFVYLGTTPIGSAVTGWVLDAGGPRAGLLVGAVACFVAAVLAARVRTPANPDALLTDLPAR
- a CDS encoding trypsin-like serine peptidase, yielding MTIITDEQIREALDGTAWRREPLNRRIAYARRRGIPVDGTPPEAVNAALERLLEGSDLLPAWWLAEGVRRADAVALVRTPEGPGTGFLVAPGLLLTNNHVLPDPDIARDSNARFRYQEDTGGNITGAKAYDFRPERFFVTSPTDELDYTVVAVEPSADGSPPGATYGVIPLIAATGKIMIGQPVNIIQHPRGDPREIAFRNNLLLTVDDATKVTYLTDTEPGSSGSPVFNDQWECVALHHSGVPARDSAGREVDVNGDPVTRFTPEELRRWVANEGIRVSAIVADITARTFPPDQKDLVDLLLAPVEDP
- a CDS encoding LNS2 domain-containing protein: MNTLLPAAVLVDIDGTLAARVTDRSPYDWHRVGEDAPVAAVVTVVRALHAAGHRIVVVSGRDDECRRQTESWLTHHLDVPYDELLMRRARDNRRDAVVKRELYKRHIRDRYDVQFVLDDRDQVVRMWRELGLVCFQVAPGNF